From Xylanibacter oryzae DSM 17970, a single genomic window includes:
- a CDS encoding glycosyltransferase family 4 protein produces MRILFLIYHGFSEHSGISKKIKYQIKGLRDLGHKVFVCYYDYDNSGNKVRYINDDIINNYGKNFLSGIIQRIDFSKIVKFTIENRIEFVYARSFINANPFTINLFRKFKEHGIKSVIEIPTYPYDHEYDGSTRKEKFELVVDKLFRKQLAKQTDRIITFTDNKEIFGQKTCCISNGIDFDSIPLKLKKDKGSNQISFIGVAEIQYWHGFDRFIHGIGEYYKNGGTHNIKFHIVGGITDHEMHGSHFARGFKDIANEYNINDKIIYHGLLFGKELDNVFNECDFAVGSLARHRCNISEIKTLKNREYAARGIPFIYSETDSDFDKRSYIIKAPADESAIDIKKTIEFYEGLNIAPKDIRNSIKNLSWKNQMGKIVNEILNE; encoded by the coding sequence ATGAGAATATTATTTCTAATATATCATGGATTCTCTGAGCATAGTGGAATAAGCAAGAAAATCAAATACCAAATCAAAGGACTGCGTGATTTGGGGCATAAAGTATTTGTATGTTACTATGATTATGACAATAGCGGAAACAAAGTAAGGTATATTAATGATGACATCATAAATAATTATGGCAAGAACTTTTTATCGGGCATAATACAAAGGATTGATTTTAGTAAAATTGTAAAGTTTACTATTGAAAATAGGATAGAATTTGTATATGCAAGATCATTCATAAATGCTAATCCTTTTACTATAAATCTATTCAGAAAATTCAAGGAACATGGTATTAAATCAGTAATTGAAATACCCACATATCCTTATGATCATGAATATGATGGATCAACAAGAAAGGAAAAGTTTGAATTAGTTGTTGACAAACTTTTTCGCAAGCAACTGGCAAAACAAACTGATAGAATTATTACTTTTACAGACAATAAAGAGATATTTGGACAGAAGACATGTTGCATCTCAAACGGTATTGACTTTGATAGCATACCACTAAAACTCAAGAAAGATAAAGGCTCAAATCAAATAAGCTTTATCGGTGTTGCAGAAATACAATACTGGCACGGATTCGATAGATTTATACATGGTATAGGAGAATATTACAAAAATGGAGGAACACATAATATAAAATTCCATATTGTGGGCGGTATAACTGACCATGAAATGCATGGTTCACATTTTGCGAGAGGGTTTAAAGATATTGCAAATGAATATAATATAAACGATAAAATTATCTATCATGGTCTGTTATTTGGAAAAGAACTTGATAATGTTTTTAATGAATGTGACTTTGCAGTAGGTAGCCTTGCTCGTCACAGATGTAATATATCTGAAATAAAGACTCTTAAAAATAGAGAATACGCTGCACGTGGAATTCCTTTTATTTATTCAGAAACAGATTCTGATTTTGACAAAAGGTCGTATATCATAAAAGCACCAGCAGATGAAAGCGCTATAGATATAAAAAAAACGATTGAATTCTACGAAGGTTTAAATATTGCTCCAAAAGATATTCGAAATTCTATTAAAAATTTATCATGGAAAAATCAGATGGGAAAAATCGTAAATGAAATTTTAAATGAATAA
- a CDS encoding glycosyltransferase family 4 protein — MNKKYRIVYCTPSLYIPGGIERVLTTKANYFADVLDYDIYIIITDGKGKEPYYPLSKKVQIIQLDINFEKLWELSFLRKIPIYIKKQSQYKKALTKTLFKIKPDITITLLRREINFITNIKDGSIKIGEIHVNKFNYRNFENSESNFLKKIFSKIWMKNLSRHLERLDKLVTLTEEDKKDWNELTNVICIPNPLTCIPSKLSTLENKKAIAVGRYVTSKGFDLLLEAWKIVTLKHPDWTLDIYGTGNREEYIEISKHLGISEKCNINGAVVNINDKYKESSIYILSSRFEGFGMVLIEAMALGVPCVSFACPSGPMEIISDGINGLLAENGNVKQLADKICILIENPEMRHQLGDNAHNNIYKYEIGNIAKKWVKLFNSIK, encoded by the coding sequence ATGAATAAAAAATATAGAATTGTATATTGCACACCATCTCTTTATATTCCAGGCGGAATAGAGAGGGTTTTGACCACAAAAGCCAACTATTTTGCGGATGTTTTAGACTATGATATATATATTATAATTACTGATGGAAAAGGGAAAGAGCCATATTATCCATTATCAAAAAAAGTCCAGATTATTCAACTCGATATAAATTTTGAAAAATTGTGGGAACTTTCTTTTTTAAGGAAAATTCCTATTTACATAAAAAAACAAAGTCAATACAAAAAAGCTCTTACCAAAACGTTATTTAAAATTAAGCCTGATATAACAATAACGTTATTAAGAAGGGAAATAAACTTCATAACTAACATAAAAGATGGCAGCATAAAAATCGGGGAAATACATGTAAATAAATTTAACTACCGAAACTTTGAAAATAGTGAAAGTAACTTTTTAAAAAAAATATTTTCAAAGATCTGGATGAAAAACCTTTCAAGACATTTAGAACGCCTAGATAAATTAGTCACGTTAACAGAAGAAGACAAAAAGGATTGGAACGAATTAACTAACGTGATTTGCATACCAAATCCATTAACATGCATCCCATCGAAGCTCAGTACTCTAGAAAATAAAAAAGCTATAGCCGTTGGGAGGTATGTAACTTCTAAGGGTTTTGACTTACTTCTAGAAGCATGGAAAATTGTTACCTTGAAACATCCAGATTGGACCCTAGACATATATGGGACTGGTAATCGTGAGGAATACATTGAGATCTCTAAACATTTAGGAATAAGTGAGAAATGCAATATTAATGGTGCAGTAGTAAATATTAATGACAAATACAAAGAAAGCTCTATATATATATTAAGTTCCAGATTTGAAGGATTTGGAATGGTTTTAATAGAAGCAATGGCACTTGGCGTTCCCTGCGTTTCATTTGCCTGTCCAAGTGGACCTATGGAAATTATTAGTGATGGAATAAACGGATTATTGGCCGAAAATGGGAATGTCAAACAATTAGCAGATAAGATATGCATACTAATTGAAAATCCTGAAATGAGACATCAATTAGGCGACAATGCGCATAATAACATTTACAAATACGAGATCGGAAATATTGCAAAAAAATGGGTTAAGTTATTCAATAGCATCAAATAA
- a CDS encoding glycosyltransferase family 4 protein has translation MGKKIVYVVGGLLSPNGMSQVLSQKINYLAEYTDYELYMILTEKAEMPWYYKISSKVKYVNFNINFDELDTMPLLKKIWNYRKKQKKYKGMFTDYLMSIRPDITVSTCRREINFINDIKDGSKKVGEIHFNKSIYRKAKFSFLPPFINKLISHFWIKSFIIQVNKLDKFIVLSDEDSKQWKGLNNINVINNPIKQIPKEYSSCKNKRAIAVGRYTWQKGFDLLIDAWKIVEKKHSDWFLDIYGGGQNDYFVDYAKINGVENIKFNNATEDIYSKYKESSLFIMSSRYEGFGLVLAEAMSCGLPVISFDCPCGPKDIIEDGVNGLLTKEGNIKILAEKICYLIENEDKRIEMGSKAKVSALRFKEGSIMPIWIKLFNDLTL, from the coding sequence ATGGGGAAGAAAATTGTATATGTAGTTGGAGGTTTGCTGTCACCAAACGGGATGAGTCAAGTTCTTAGTCAGAAAATTAATTATCTGGCTGAGTATACAGACTATGAACTATATATGATATTAACAGAAAAAGCTGAAATGCCATGGTATTATAAGATTTCTTCAAAAGTAAAATACGTAAACTTTAATATCAATTTCGATGAATTGGATACAATGCCGTTATTAAAAAAAATATGGAATTACCGTAAAAAGCAGAAAAAATATAAAGGGATGTTCACAGATTACCTAATGAGCATCCGTCCAGACATTACAGTTTCTACATGCAGGAGAGAAATAAATTTCATAAATGATATTAAAGACGGAAGTAAAAAAGTTGGTGAAATACATTTTAATAAAAGCATTTATCGTAAAGCTAAATTTAGTTTTTTACCTCCTTTTATAAATAAGTTAATTTCACATTTTTGGATTAAATCTTTTATTATACAAGTAAATAAATTAGATAAGTTCATTGTATTAAGTGACGAAGACAGTAAGCAATGGAAAGGCCTTAATAATATAAATGTAATTAACAATCCAATAAAACAAATACCTAAAGAATATTCATCATGCAAAAATAAACGCGCAATTGCCGTAGGTAGATATACGTGGCAAAAGGGATTTGATTTACTTATAGATGCATGGAAAATAGTAGAGAAGAAACATTCCGATTGGTTTTTAGATATATATGGAGGAGGCCAAAATGATTATTTTGTAGACTATGCCAAAATCAATGGAGTTGAAAATATAAAGTTTAATAACGCAACTGAAGATATATATTCAAAGTATAAAGAAAGCTCATTATTCATTATGAGTTCTAGATATGAAGGTTTTGGACTTGTATTAGCAGAAGCTATGTCATGCGGGCTGCCTGTTATTTCATTTGACTGTCCATGTGGACCTAAGGATATTATCGAAGATGGAGTTAACGGACTGTTAACAAAAGAGGGAAACATAAAAATATTAGCCGAAAAAATATGTTATCTTATCGAGAACGAAGATAAACGTATAGAAATGGGATCAAAGGCAAAAGTTTCTGCACTAAGATTCAAAGAGGGAAGTATAATGCCAATATGGATAAAGCTTTTTAATGATTTAACACTATGA
- a CDS encoding glycosyltransferase family 4 protein yields the protein MKIIYIINSIAILAGTERIIVDKMNYLSKHGYNIYIITFEQGNHAFSFELEKNIKHYDLNTRFFTLYKYRIFKRIYLHQKMNIKFNRELEHIVNDIKPNLFICNTYSIHNFKQILNAVKPHCKVILESHVSLPFLLEDNIHGNNIINKIIRTYINHKNMKFIKYFDRIVVLTKQDSLYWSKYSQNVSIITNSITNYPKEFNSLVDSHKIICVGRLEPQKGFDLLIKAWTMINQNHKDWYIEIYGEGYLKEFLDNEIIKCNVSNSIFIKEPTRYIYKEYMNSEFLVLSSRAEGFGLVLAEAMSCGRPCVSFNCPCGPDEIITDGVDGLLAKNGDVDDLAEKMEWMITHDKERKEMGIRARESAKRYDKEKIMTQWIDLFNELANNTNI from the coding sequence ATGAAAATAATATATATAATAAACTCAATCGCTATTTTAGCTGGAACCGAACGAATTATTGTGGATAAAATGAATTATTTATCCAAACATGGTTATAATATTTATATAATTACATTTGAACAAGGTAATCACGCATTTTCATTTGAACTAGAAAAAAATATAAAACATTATGATTTAAATACTCGTTTTTTCACTTTATATAAATATAGAATATTCAAAAGGATATACCTTCATCAAAAAATGAATATAAAATTTAATAGAGAACTAGAGCATATTGTAAATGATATAAAACCGAACTTATTTATTTGTAATACATATTCAATACACAACTTCAAACAAATATTGAATGCTGTAAAACCACATTGCAAAGTAATATTAGAGAGCCATGTCAGCCTGCCATTTTTATTAGAAGACAATATACACGGTAATAATATAATAAATAAAATAATACGTACATATATTAATCACAAGAATATGAAATTTATAAAATATTTTGATAGAATTGTGGTTTTAACGAAACAAGATAGTCTGTATTGGAGTAAATATTCACAAAACGTATCTATTATAACTAATTCAATAACTAATTATCCTAAAGAATTTAATTCTTTAGTGGATAGTCATAAAATAATATGTGTAGGAAGGCTTGAACCTCAGAAAGGATTCGATCTGTTAATCAAAGCATGGACTATGATAAATCAAAATCATAAAGACTGGTATATTGAAATTTACGGTGAAGGATATTTAAAAGAATTCCTTGATAATGAAATTATAAAATGCAATGTAAGCAATAGCATTTTTATAAAAGAACCGACACGATACATTTATAAAGAATACATGAATAGCGAGTTTCTTGTATTAAGCTCTCGAGCAGAAGGTTTTGGACTTGTATTAGCAGAAGCTATGTCATGTGGACGCCCATGTGTTTCCTTCAACTGTCCTTGCGGTCCTGACGAAATAATAACGGATGGAGTTGATGGATTACTGGCAAAAAATGGTGACGTTGATGATCTTGCTGAAAAAATGGAATGGATGATTACTCATGATAAGGAGCGCAAGGAAATGGGAATTAGAGCCAGAGAATCTGCTAAAAGATACGACAAAGAAAAAATAATGACTCAATGGATAGATTTATTTAATGAACTTGCAAATAATACCAATATATGA
- a CDS encoding phosphate acyltransferase, whose protein sequence is MEQIKTFKQMTAHLKMCTSRKKVAVVCGYDAHSFSAIERGINEGFAEFILVGETTKYKNSFDLDNASPYITTVNVKNSEEAARKAVSLIREGNADILMKGIINTDVLLHAILNKDEGLLPRGNVVTHLAVMQIPSYEKLLFISDAAVIPNPTLEQRVSMIDYSINVCHEFGIAKPHIAMIHCTEKVSPKFPVSVDYAKIVERYKAGGFQNSVVDGPLDVSVACNKSSMEIKGIKSPIDGDADVLIFPDIESGNAFYKSVTLFAHAEIAGLLMGTLCPVVLTSRSDSAETKFYSLCMACVL, encoded by the coding sequence ATGGAACAAATAAAGACATTCAAACAAATGACTGCCCATCTTAAGATGTGTACGTCACGCAAAAAAGTTGCGGTCGTCTGTGGCTATGACGCCCATTCTTTTTCTGCCATAGAACGAGGTATAAATGAAGGCTTTGCTGAATTCATTCTTGTAGGTGAAACTACAAAGTATAAAAATTCTTTTGACTTGGACAATGCAAGTCCATATATCACAACCGTTAATGTCAAAAACAGTGAGGAGGCGGCGCGAAAAGCTGTCTCTTTGATTAGGGAAGGTAATGCGGATATACTGATGAAGGGTATCATCAACACAGATGTATTGTTGCATGCCATTCTAAACAAGGATGAGGGCCTGTTGCCACGTGGTAATGTCGTCACCCATCTAGCTGTAATGCAGATACCAAGTTATGAAAAATTGCTTTTTATCTCGGATGCAGCTGTGATTCCGAATCCTACACTTGAGCAACGAGTGTCAATGATTGATTATTCTATTAATGTTTGTCATGAATTCGGCATTGCTAAGCCCCATATCGCAATGATTCATTGTACGGAGAAAGTCAGTCCGAAGTTCCCCGTTTCTGTAGATTATGCAAAAATAGTGGAACGTTACAAGGCCGGTGGTTTTCAAAACTCAGTGGTAGACGGTCCGTTAGATGTGAGTGTTGCGTGTAATAAGTCTAGTATGGAGATTAAAGGAATCAAGTCACCTATTGACGGAGATGCCGATGTACTTATTTTCCCAGATATAGAATCAGGTAACGCCTTCTACAAGTCAGTTACATTATTTGCACACGCAGAGATTGCAGGCTTGCTAATGGGGACGCTATGTCCTGTTGTTTTAACTTCGAGAAGTGATAGTGCTGAGACGAAATTCTACAGTCTTTGCATGGCATGTGTTTTGTAG
- a CDS encoding glycosyltransferase: MKICFFCDSIFSFGGVQRVLAVIAKELAKSNDVTILTLDDPLLASNDIYELKNNNVNIVFFSFVEINKLSNYIHKSYSWAYKKAQLNGRCASNIYAKSSFPRKQRKELISKLNEIDADVVIGVHAFLSIKLATIRKQLNAKKVIGWMHNSYYAFFEKEPAYLDGIKWHFKYQMERLDEIVVLTKTDANLFKDRLGLKTNVIYNPLTIVPGKRCDTDAKKFLAVGRLSPMHKGFDILINAFAEFAKSNSEWTLDIVGDGPEKDNLLDLITAKELQDRIKIRPFTKDIQSYYSAASVFILSSRWEGFPLVIMEALAHGLPIIASDIPVCREFLSEKDFCYLYENENVFSLCNKMTKVSSLMNLKETSINAFEFSRTHASIISIMNQWKITLNNENTTLV, translated from the coding sequence ATGAAAATATGTTTCTTTTGTGATTCTATCTTTAGTTTCGGCGGAGTCCAGCGTGTATTAGCTGTAATAGCAAAAGAACTGGCAAAGAGTAACGATGTGACAATACTTACCCTAGATGATCCTCTATTGGCTAGTAATGACATATACGAGCTTAAAAACAATAATGTTAATATCGTTTTTTTCAGCTTCGTAGAAATTAATAAACTTTCGAACTATATACATAAGTCATATAGCTGGGCATACAAGAAAGCCCAACTAAATGGACGTTGTGCTTCTAACATATATGCTAAAAGTTCTTTCCCTAGAAAGCAAAGAAAAGAACTTATTAGCAAATTAAATGAAATAGATGCTGATGTCGTAATAGGTGTGCATGCTTTTCTATCTATAAAATTGGCTACTATAAGAAAGCAGCTAAATGCAAAAAAAGTTATAGGGTGGATGCATAATTCTTATTATGCTTTTTTTGAAAAAGAACCGGCATATTTAGATGGTATAAAATGGCACTTCAAATATCAAATGGAAAGGCTTGACGAAATAGTAGTTCTTACAAAAACGGATGCAAACCTTTTTAAAGATAGATTAGGCTTGAAAACAAATGTTATATATAACCCCCTGACCATTGTACCTGGAAAAAGATGCGACACAGATGCTAAAAAATTTCTTGCTGTTGGACGTTTATCGCCAATGCACAAAGGCTTTGATATTCTAATTAATGCCTTTGCGGAATTTGCGAAAAGCAATAGTGAATGGACATTAGACATTGTTGGAGATGGTCCTGAAAAAGATAATTTGCTAGATTTAATAACAGCAAAAGAGTTACAGGACAGAATAAAAATACGCCCTTTTACAAAGGATATTCAATCATACTATTCAGCAGCAAGCGTGTTTATATTAAGTTCACGTTGGGAAGGATTTCCGCTTGTAATAATGGAAGCATTAGCACATGGATTGCCTATAATAGCATCTGACATACCTGTATGTAGAGAATTTCTCAGTGAAAAGGATTTCTGCTATCTATATGAAAATGAGAATGTTTTTTCTCTTTGTAATAAAATGACCAAAGTTTCTTCTTTAATGAATTTAAAAGAAACAAGTATCAACGCATTTGAATTTTCTAGAACACACGCCTCAATAATATCTATAATGAATCAATGGAAAATCACATTAAACAATGAAAATACTACACTTGTATAA
- the buk gene encoding butyrate kinase, with product MKILAINPGSTSTKIGVFHDEELVMHNTIRHTPETLSHFSDAMEQFAYRRQLVIDTLSEEHIPFDFDVIVGRGGLLKPIEAGVYEINEKLLSETRNAVYRHACNLGSLIAADLASSLPHCHALIADPGVVDELEDIARINGCPLMPRFTIWHALNQRAIARRFAKEHNQHYEDLNLIVCHLGGGISMAAHKKGRAIDVNNALTGEGPFTPERSGALPALPLVDLCFSGEYTREQIIKYVTSGSGMMAHLGTNDVPTVLKRIEKGDKKAKLVLDAMIYQIAKDVGSLSTVLYGKVDAILFTGGVANSTYITDQLKERVSFIAPVYIYPGEDELTALAMNALSAMRGEQEIKVYR from the coding sequence ATGAAGATATTAGCAATAAATCCTGGTTCAACATCCACTAAAATTGGAGTATTCCACGATGAAGAACTTGTGATGCACAATACTATAAGACACACGCCTGAGACATTGTCTCATTTCTCTGATGCGATGGAGCAGTTTGCTTACCGTCGTCAATTAGTTATTGATACCCTTTCAGAGGAGCATATCCCTTTCGATTTTGACGTTATCGTCGGGCGCGGAGGATTATTGAAACCTATAGAAGCAGGTGTTTATGAAATAAACGAAAAGTTACTCTCTGAAACCAGAAATGCGGTGTATCGTCATGCTTGCAATCTTGGTTCGTTGATAGCTGCCGATTTAGCCTCTAGTCTACCGCATTGCCACGCGTTAATTGCGGATCCTGGAGTTGTAGATGAGTTAGAAGACATTGCCCGTATTAACGGTTGTCCACTTATGCCAAGATTTACGATATGGCATGCGCTGAATCAGCGTGCTATTGCGCGACGCTTTGCAAAAGAACACAATCAGCATTATGAGGATTTGAACCTCATTGTTTGTCACCTTGGAGGAGGCATTTCAATGGCCGCACACAAAAAGGGACGCGCTATAGATGTCAACAATGCATTAACCGGCGAAGGTCCTTTTACGCCAGAGCGATCAGGTGCACTGCCGGCATTGCCATTGGTAGATCTGTGTTTCAGTGGGGAATACACACGTGAGCAGATAATCAAATACGTAACATCGGGAAGTGGTATGATGGCACATCTTGGAACCAATGATGTGCCTACTGTTTTAAAACGTATAGAAAAAGGTGATAAGAAGGCAAAACTTGTACTCGATGCCATGATATACCAGATAGCTAAAGATGTAGGTAGTTTGTCTACTGTGTTATACGGAAAGGTGGATGCCATTCTGTTTACTGGTGGTGTAGCTAATAGCACTTATATTACTGACCAACTGAAGGAAAGAGTATCTTTCATCGCACCTGTATACATTTATCCGGGTGAAGATGAACTCACGGCATTGGCAATGAATGCGCTCAGTGCTATGAGAGGTGAGCAGGAAATAAAAGTTTATAGATAA
- a CDS encoding LruC domain-containing protein, whose protein sequence is MGINLKLSTATLITCSVMIAGCSKDQNVYNDNLQEIAKAAFPVQNIDPDQTWNMMGTTTVNTSVDENYGESYTIKIYSSDPIGNTSAQLLSKSTVDNGKSVKQTFEYGTGDSTLYVSRVDSKSRREVLPVSINNGGTSNIVFSNSSISQSKSRTVTRAIGDFDDPSAVAKRDIPYTEIQLDNFCKASDAIQITNGMDVASQDIKNKNYQTFYISSSINNFYNLNSGDFKGKRVIVKNGGVWNVSGSEGNLPDGVVVIVANGGKININGKTLNSITKSGDAFIVMTGGEISGTGSSALTETDGGNLYNAGTVSLPSFNWTSSGNVYNSGNLTILGDATFNTSTNFINYGTATFNGNINSPASGYIYNADGASLYGNTLCLTTNATLINRSSNCHFVNTVNSNDNANYKTSCKLVVDNDFIPNAVVISNGGSIQCKNIILHNSNITMGNTSILKAENTTFESFTVAGPTTGDYAVCVLGNISNSGYGPNCNFTGNIYVDITSNPWAAEANKYQFWQQKTDKYTNGAKEVGTGEAGITISSGDCSIGYTPTDKGGDDIDKAAVCTYGFEDMTTEAGDYDFNDVVLKVSKKDDTHYTVKLSAAGAIKKLAVRFNNGTTDVVVFDEVHSAFGVGSSDIVNTGNGTKDVAAVSKDVEVPSGFSLSKNGDFYIVDLSNDRTVHIPTFTSGFNKGDVPYALCVPTDWSYPTERTTVTDAYNNFATWAKDAKKSTDWYLTHVSGKVMEGK, encoded by the coding sequence ATGGGAATTAACTTAAAATTATCAACCGCAACACTTATTACTTGCTCTGTAATGATTGCAGGATGTTCTAAAGATCAAAATGTTTATAACGACAATTTACAGGAGATAGCAAAGGCGGCTTTTCCTGTGCAGAATATTGATCCAGATCAAACATGGAATATGATGGGAACAACAACCGTTAATACTAGTGTAGATGAAAATTATGGAGAATCATATACTATAAAGATTTATTCTTCAGATCCAATAGGTAATACATCAGCCCAACTGCTTTCAAAGAGTACTGTAGATAATGGTAAATCTGTAAAACAGACATTTGAGTATGGAACAGGTGACAGTACTCTTTATGTTTCACGTGTAGATTCAAAATCAAGACGAGAAGTTCTTCCTGTTTCTATTAACAACGGTGGAACATCAAATATTGTATTTTCTAATTCATCTATTTCTCAATCAAAGTCAAGAACGGTAACAAGGGCTATTGGAGACTTTGATGATCCTTCTGCTGTTGCAAAACGTGATATTCCATATACCGAAATTCAATTAGATAATTTCTGTAAAGCAAGTGATGCCATACAGATTACAAATGGAATGGATGTAGCATCTCAGGATATAAAAAATAAAAATTATCAAACATTTTATATTTCAAGCAGTATCAATAATTTTTATAACCTTAATTCTGGCGATTTTAAAGGCAAAAGAGTAATAGTTAAAAATGGAGGAGTTTGGAATGTAAGCGGAAGTGAAGGAAATTTGCCTGATGGAGTAGTCGTTATTGTTGCAAATGGGGGTAAGATTAATATTAATGGGAAAACGCTTAATTCGATAACTAAGTCGGGTGATGCATTCATCGTAATGACAGGTGGAGAAATTTCAGGAACTGGTTCATCTGCATTAACAGAAACAGATGGAGGAAATCTGTATAATGCAGGTACAGTGTCATTACCTTCATTTAATTGGACTTCTAGTGGCAATGTATATAATAGTGGCAATCTAACGATTTTAGGTGATGCTACATTTAATACTTCAACGAATTTCATAAATTATGGTACAGCTACCTTTAATGGTAATATAAATTCTCCTGCAAGTGGATATATCTACAATGCAGACGGAGCTTCATTATATGGCAATACTTTATGTTTAACAACAAATGCAACTTTAATAAACCGTAGTTCTAATTGCCATTTTGTTAATACTGTTAATAGTAATGATAATGCTAATTATAAAACTTCATGCAAGTTGGTTGTTGATAATGATTTTATTCCCAATGCTGTAGTTATATCAAATGGTGGTTCAATACAATGTAAAAACATTATTCTGCATAATTCTAATATAACAATGGGTAATACATCAATACTTAAAGCAGAAAATACTACTTTCGAAAGTTTTACAGTAGCAGGTCCTACAACTGGTGATTATGCTGTATGTGTATTGGGCAATATAAGCAATAGTGGTTATGGACCTAATTGTAATTTTACAGGTAATATATATGTAGATATAACTTCCAATCCTTGGGCTGCAGAAGCAAACAAATATCAATTTTGGCAGCAGAAAACTGATAAATATACAAATGGCGCAAAGGAGGTTGGTACAGGAGAAGCTGGTATAACAATTTCATCAGGCGACTGTTCAATAGGATATACGCCAACAGACAAAGGTGGTGATGATATAGATAAAGCGGCTGTATGCACATATGGATTTGAAGATATGACAACTGAAGCTGGAGATTATGATTTTAATGACGTTGTGCTTAAAGTTAGCAAGAAAGATGATACTCATTATACTGTAAAATTGTCAGCTGCAGGAGCTATAAAGAAACTTGCAGTACGATTCAATAATGGAACAACAGATGTGGTTGTTTTTGATGAGGTTCATTCTGCTTTTGGAGTAGGAAGTTCTGATATTGTTAATACTGGTAATGGAACTAAAGATGTAGCAGCCGTTTCAAAGGATGTAGAAGTTCCAAGTGGATTCAGTCTATCAAAGAATGGTGACTTCTATATTGTGGATTTAAGTAACGATAGAACCGTACATATACCCACGTTCACATCTGGATTTAATAAAGGTGATGTTCCTTATGCATTATGCGTACCAACAGACTGGTCATACCCAACAGAGCGTACAACAGTTACAGATGCATATAATAATTTTGCTACATGGGCAAAGGATGCTAAAAAAAGTACTGATTGGTATTTAACTCATGTTTCCGGTAAGGTGATGGAGGGTAAATAA